Proteins encoded within one genomic window of Apium graveolens cultivar Ventura unplaced genomic scaffold, ASM990537v1 ctg3383, whole genome shotgun sequence:
- the LOC141701124 gene encoding FBD-associated F-box protein At2g26860-like: MHRPNDLKIKKFGLYCVGDYYLERVGDWILNVLEFDVKEIDLWFRFREMFVLMDEVFLCTCLEKLELSGKILVDIPENVKFSSLRFLKFDEITFSSYESVGELWVNCPVLEIVEEIAPSSVFDDCTFGLLKKITHVKSLSSEGETIEALNRSYDSDFNTVHNGFPLFHNLMELSISVDEAYCGQ, from the exons ATGCACAGACCGAATGATTTGAAAATCAAGAAATTTGGTTTATATTGTGTTGGAGATTACTATTTGGAACGTGTTGGTGACTGGATACTGAATGTACTTGAATTTGATGTAAAAGAGATAGACCTTTGGTTCAGGTTCAGAGAAATGTTCGTATTGATGGATGAAGTATTCTTGTGCACCTGCCTTGAAAAGCTTGAACTAAGTGGTAAAATATTAGTTGATATTCCTGAGAATGTTAAGTTTTCGAGCCTTCGGTTTCTTAAATTCGATGAAATTACGTTTTCGAGCTATGAGTCAGTCGGTGAGCTTTGGGTCAACTGTCCGGTGCTTGAA ATTGTAGAAGAAATTGCACCCAGCAGTGTGTTTGATGATTGCACGTTTGGCCTGCTAAAAAAGATTACTCACGTCAAATCTTTAAGTTCAGAAGGTGAAACTATCGAG GCCCTCAATCGCTCATATGATTCTGATTTTAACACAGTTCATAATGGCTTTCCACTATTCCATAACTTGATGGAGTTGAGTATTAGTGTTGATGAAGCATATTGTGGACAGTAA